In Spirochaeta thermophila DSM 6578, the following proteins share a genomic window:
- the secF gene encoding protein translocase subunit SecF: protein MRVIRFTRYRALAITLSLLVIVAGGVATFFQGGFNLGIDFRAGLTERVAVAPSVSASIEDVRRALAGIQGVQVQTIGAPEDQEFLVKVKEEEGAENFRETTRTAILSALGAAFGQGNVEERSSQYIGPRFSASIASQSFLLVLVAILFMLVYIWFRFQLAYAVGAITALFHDVFVLLGVIGAFQLEVSTATIAAILTIVGYSINDTIVVFDRIRENTQLLKERPFREIVDGSITQTLSRTLITSLTTLLAVLAIYIFTTGDIKLFAFNLIVGIVVGTYSSIFIASPVMMWIRNARHREEEEMKEQRQQVLSVKEETAPPAEEAAGGESEEKGEGSGVQIVQGRRKLPRSKRKKKK from the coding sequence ATGAGAGTCATACGCTTTACCCGATATCGCGCCCTTGCCATCACGCTCTCTCTCCTGGTGATCGTCGCTGGCGGGGTGGCCACGTTCTTTCAGGGTGGTTTCAACCTGGGGATCGATTTCCGGGCAGGACTCACCGAGCGGGTGGCGGTAGCCCCGTCGGTGTCGGCGTCGATAGAGGATGTGCGTCGGGCGCTCGCCGGGATTCAGGGGGTGCAGGTTCAGACCATAGGAGCCCCTGAGGATCAGGAGTTCCTCGTCAAGGTGAAGGAGGAGGAGGGGGCCGAGAACTTCAGGGAGACCACACGTACGGCCATCCTGTCGGCCCTCGGAGCGGCGTTCGGTCAGGGGAACGTGGAGGAGCGTTCCTCCCAGTACATCGGGCCGCGGTTCTCCGCGAGTATCGCTTCGCAGTCCTTCCTCCTGGTGCTGGTGGCGATCCTCTTCATGCTGGTGTACATCTGGTTCAGGTTCCAGTTGGCCTATGCGGTGGGTGCGATCACGGCTCTGTTCCACGACGTGTTCGTGCTTCTCGGGGTGATCGGGGCCTTCCAGCTCGAGGTGAGTACCGCCACCATCGCGGCCATCCTCACCATCGTGGGGTACTCGATCAACGACACCATCGTGGTCTTCGACCGTATCAGGGAGAACACGCAGCTCCTCAAGGAAAGGCCTTTCAGGGAGATCGTGGATGGCTCCATCACCCAGACCCTGAGCCGTACTCTCATCACCTCGCTCACCACCCTGCTCGCGGTGCTCGCGATCTACATCTTCACCACGGGCGATATCAAGCTCTTCGCCTTCAACCTCATCGTGGGTATCGTGGTGGGTACGTATTCCTCGATCTTCATCGCCTCCCCGGTGATGATGTGGATCAGGAACGCGCGGCACAGGGAGGAGGAGGAGATGAAGGAACAGCGGCAGCAGGTCCTCTCCGTGAAGGAGGAGACGGCGCCGCCCGCCGAAGAGGCTGCAGGTGGGGAGTCGGAGGAGAAGGGCGAGGGAAGCGGGGTCCAGATCGTCCAGGGGCGCCGTAAGTTGCCGCGGAGTAAGCGAAAGAAGAAGAAATAG
- the secD gene encoding protein translocase subunit SecD produces the protein MSKRARLLLVLFFMVIAGVFIYPTVKWYFFVPEEEKTVAQASVEEVRRYSQTKALEVLERLKQGVRENPDAELPEDLSFLITYAKRNYRIAKEPLPGKWSYKSVLSSFVDEKEALETIEDYFRARIISLKELRNRTLQLGLDLSGGLTVTLAPDFSSLAERLGHEPTDVERRDAVDRALEVLNNRIDRFGVTEPQIRKLEGNKILIEIPGDPDPTRVNSFLMGKGRLTFHIVDDETTQKLIEYQRQTGITDPAILAERVDFVPAGTKIAGYYTKDKYGVDKLVRSIAIYEEVGLDGTYLTSAQVSRDPLTGKPVVLFSLNSEGSDIFYKLTSANVDRSLAIVLDDKVKAYATIQEPIRGNVQITGFSTEEAQNISLILRTAALPVDLVIEDYEAVGASLGEDSIRRGVQAIVLGFALVVFFMILYYKGAGIVADIALLLNLFFMTALLSVFNFTLTLTSIAGVILTVGMAVDANVIIYERIKEELRLGKTPASAVKAGFSKAFWTIVDANVTTFIAAIFLSQVGRGPIQGFAVTLAIGIVSSMFTALVVSRLIFDYLVEQRKVKKLSISWRL, from the coding sequence ATGAGTAAGAGAGCCCGACTGCTGCTTGTGCTCTTCTTTATGGTCATCGCCGGGGTGTTCATCTACCCCACCGTCAAGTGGTACTTTTTCGTTCCCGAGGAAGAGAAGACGGTCGCCCAGGCGTCCGTGGAGGAAGTGCGGCGCTACAGCCAGACGAAGGCGCTGGAGGTACTCGAACGTCTCAAGCAAGGGGTGCGCGAGAATCCGGATGCCGAGCTCCCGGAGGATCTCTCGTTCCTCATCACCTATGCCAAGAGGAACTATCGCATCGCAAAGGAGCCTCTTCCCGGGAAGTGGTCCTACAAGAGCGTGCTCTCGAGTTTCGTTGACGAAAAGGAAGCTCTCGAGACCATAGAGGACTACTTCAGGGCACGGATCATCTCGCTCAAGGAGCTGAGGAACAGGACGCTCCAGCTCGGGCTCGACCTCTCCGGGGGACTCACGGTGACGCTCGCCCCGGATTTCTCGTCCCTGGCAGAGCGACTGGGTCACGAGCCCACTGATGTCGAGAGACGGGATGCGGTGGACAGGGCACTCGAAGTGCTCAACAACCGCATCGATCGGTTCGGTGTCACCGAGCCCCAGATCCGCAAGCTCGAAGGGAACAAGATCCTTATCGAGATTCCCGGAGATCCCGATCCCACGAGGGTGAACTCCTTCCTCATGGGAAAGGGGCGACTCACCTTCCACATCGTCGACGACGAGACCACGCAGAAGCTCATCGAATATCAGCGGCAGACGGGTATCACCGATCCTGCGATTCTGGCCGAGCGGGTGGACTTCGTGCCGGCGGGTACCAAGATCGCAGGCTACTACACCAAGGACAAGTACGGGGTGGACAAGCTGGTGCGTTCCATCGCCATCTACGAGGAGGTGGGCCTGGACGGCACCTACCTCACGAGCGCCCAGGTCTCGCGTGATCCGCTCACGGGAAAACCGGTGGTCCTCTTCTCCCTCAACAGCGAGGGGAGCGACATCTTCTACAAGCTCACGAGCGCCAACGTGGACAGGAGCCTCGCCATCGTGCTCGACGACAAGGTGAAGGCGTACGCCACCATACAGGAGCCCATCAGGGGCAACGTACAGATCACCGGCTTCTCCACCGAGGAGGCGCAGAACATCTCGCTCATACTCAGGACCGCTGCCCTTCCCGTGGACCTCGTGATAGAGGACTACGAGGCGGTGGGTGCTTCCCTGGGTGAGGACTCCATCCGCAGGGGTGTGCAGGCCATCGTGCTCGGCTTCGCCCTCGTGGTGTTCTTCATGATCCTCTACTACAAGGGGGCGGGGATCGTCGCCGACATCGCTCTCCTGCTCAATCTCTTCTTCATGACCGCCTTGCTCTCGGTCTTCAACTTCACCCTCACCCTCACGAGCATCGCGGGGGTCATCCTCACCGTGGGTATGGCGGTGGACGCCAACGTGATCATCTACGAGCGTATCAAGGAGGAGCTCCGGCTCGGAAAGACCCCGGCGAGCGCGGTGAAGGCGGGTTTTTCCAAGGCCTTCTGGACCATCGTGGACGCGAACGTCACGACCTTCATCGCGGCCATCTTCCTCTCCCAGGTGGGGCGGGGGCCCATCCAAGGTTTCGCGGTCACGCTGGCCATAGGTATCGTGAGCTCCATGTTCACGGCCCTGGTGGTCTCGCGGCTCATCTTCGACTACCTGGTGGAACAGCGTAAGGTGAAGAAGCTCAGTATCAGCTGGAGGCTGTAG
- a CDS encoding IS256 family transposase produces MKRGNTRTLIDTQYTLSDLMKQVEAQLREEVRHTYKTYLEHLLETLREEAVGRPRYARGEAEKAPYYRYGYRKWKSVQTPWGPIEEVRVPRIRTGGGKEVKLVTYEQRLVALAEQLLLGYVRGMSARTWAILLRELGIGEAHPQTLLRLIKRLREEKERWRRRPIRGVKALVLDGVWGKLRGKGRRGLVILSAVGVKEDGSHELLDWVVAEQEDRASYERLLTKLYERGLEEVELVVADEAEGIWQAVETVYPEAKKQVCLWHLQCTLEQKLLQDMGDQKGKKAHLQEERRAFRTEYWRLFEAGGKEEAEEAFEAFVKKWATKAPRMTAALLWRKERLFSYLELPYEWKEKVRTSNLAENMFRHMRSFLRRYPGYMSRAHADEVVGLYVVGMQVIQEVGRCTPYQLQLNFNTPP; encoded by the coding sequence ACTGATTGATACACAGTATACCCTCTCTGATCTGATGAAGCAAGTGGAGGCCCAACTCCGGGAGGAGGTGCGCCACACCTACAAGACGTACCTGGAGCACCTCCTTGAGACGCTGAGAGAGGAGGCAGTGGGACGACCACGATATGCACGAGGGGAGGCTGAGAAGGCACCGTACTACCGGTACGGCTACAGAAAGTGGAAGAGCGTGCAGACCCCCTGGGGGCCGATCGAGGAGGTACGCGTGCCCCGCATTCGCACCGGCGGGGGGAAGGAGGTAAAGCTGGTGACCTACGAGCAGAGGCTCGTGGCCCTCGCTGAGCAGCTCCTCCTTGGGTATGTGAGAGGGATGAGCGCGCGGACGTGGGCCATTCTGTTACGGGAGCTGGGGATAGGAGAGGCTCACCCGCAGACACTCCTTAGGCTCATAAAGCGTCTTCGCGAGGAGAAAGAGCGGTGGCGGAGGCGGCCCATTAGAGGGGTGAAGGCGCTCGTGCTGGATGGGGTGTGGGGAAAGCTGAGGGGAAAAGGGAGGAGGGGGCTGGTGATCCTGAGTGCCGTGGGAGTGAAGGAGGACGGGTCTCATGAGCTCCTCGACTGGGTGGTTGCGGAGCAGGAGGACCGGGCGAGCTACGAGCGACTCCTTACCAAACTCTATGAGCGAGGGCTTGAGGAGGTGGAGCTGGTGGTGGCCGATGAGGCAGAGGGGATCTGGCAGGCGGTGGAGACCGTGTATCCTGAGGCGAAGAAGCAGGTATGCCTCTGGCACCTGCAATGCACCCTTGAGCAGAAGCTTCTGCAGGATATGGGGGACCAGAAGGGGAAGAAGGCTCACCTCCAGGAGGAGAGGCGAGCCTTTCGGACTGAGTACTGGAGGCTCTTTGAGGCAGGAGGGAAGGAGGAGGCAGAGGAAGCGTTCGAGGCATTCGTGAAGAAGTGGGCGACGAAGGCCCCCCGGATGACGGCTGCTCTCCTGTGGCGGAAGGAGCGGCTCTTCTCCTATCTGGAGTTACCCTATGAGTGGAAGGAGAAGGTGAGGACGAGCAACCTTGCGGAGAACATGTTTCGTCACATGAGGAGCTTTCTGCGGAGGTATCCTGGGTATATGAGCCGTGCCCATGCAGATGAGGTGGTAGGCCTCTACGTGGTGGGCATGCAGGTGATACAAGAGGTGGGGAGATGCACCCCTTATCAACTCCAGCTCAATTTCAACACTCCCCCTTGA
- the yajC gene encoding preprotein translocase subunit YajC, with product MVYSTALFPLLAAAPEGAQGASTSGQMMVTLITFGLIFLIFYFLIIRPQNKRQKEVQQMLASLDKGDEVVTIGGIHGVVQSVKEDSVVIKVDDHTTLLMEKSAIARKKERTLKPVSDK from the coding sequence ATGGTATACAGTACAGCTCTTTTCCCGCTCCTGGCCGCCGCACCCGAGGGTGCGCAAGGGGCGAGCACCTCCGGACAGATGATGGTGACGCTCATCACCTTCGGTCTCATCTTCCTCATCTTCTATTTTCTCATCATCAGGCCGCAGAACAAGCGGCAGAAAGAGGTGCAGCAGATGCTCGCCTCTCTCGACAAGGGGGACGAGGTGGTGACCATCGGAGGCATCCACGGTGTGGTTCAGTCCGTGAAGGAGGATTCCGTGGTCATCAAGGTGGACGACCACACCACCCTCCTCATGGAGAAATCGGCCATCGCCCGCAAGAAGGAACGAACCCTCAAGCCGGTGTCCGACAAGTAA